Below is a window of Blastopirellula marina DNA.
GGGTACCATTGACCTGCCCCCGCGAATGAAACCAGTCTTTAAGTTATAGTCTTCAAGGATTCTTCCAGGGGAAGGTGCTGGAGCGTAGCGGAAGCAGCTTCCCCTGGAAGAATGGCCTCCGGTGCCGGTGGGCGGTACCCCAGCGAACTGTGCGGGCGTACCGTGTTGTACTCGACTCGCCACCG
It encodes the following:
- a CDS encoding integrase core domain-containing protein, which codes for RWRVEYNTVRPHSSLGYRPPAPEAILPGEAASATLQHLPLEESLKTIT